AAAAGAACCCGCAGCCGAGCGTCTCGCGGGCGAATCGAGCGAAGTCCGCCCAGGCGGACGCCGGCACCACCACGGTCAGCGGCGGGCCGGGCAACGTGATCTCGGCGCCGGCAAACCCGGCAATCCCGGCGCGCGCCTCGTCGTAGGTCACCGTCAGTCCACCTTCGGCGACGGCGGGGCCCGGCGGCCCGTGCGCCTGAAATGCGAGACCTGATCCTGGAGGAGCAGCAGACCGTTCAGGAGCGACTCCGGTGGAGGCGGACAGCCCGGCACGTACACGTCCACCGGGATGACGCGATCGACGCCCTTGACCACGTGATAGCCGTGGCGGAACGGCCCGCCGGAGTTCGCGCAGGAGCCCATCGACAGGGCCCACTTGGGATCGGGCATCTGCTCGTAGATGCGCTGGAGCATCGGCGCCATCTTGATGGTGACGGTGCCGGAGATGATCATCAGGTCCGAGTGCCGCGGCGACGCCCAGGGCACCATGCCGAGCCGCTCGACGTCGAACCGCGACGCGAACGTCGCCATCATCTCGATCGCACAGCAGGCCAGCCCGAAGGTGACCGGCCAGATCGACGAGCTGCGCGCCCAGTTGAAGATCTTCTCGGTGGAGGTCACGACGATCCAGCCGCCCGGCATGTGATGGATGGCGTCGGCGATCGCGGCCAGCGCGCTCGACGTCTTGTCGCCGTCGGTGCGCTCCTGGTGGTACTTCTCCCACTCCTGCAGATCCTTGACGTCGCTCCAGCCCGGCGGCGGCACCTGAGGCACCGGCGGCTTCACTTCCACTCGAGCACTCCCTCGCGCCGGGCGTAGAGCCAGCCCAGCCCGATGATTCCCACGAATGCCGCGACGACCCAGAACGCCCCGAGCCCGGCCGACTTGAGGATCAGGGCCCACGGGAAGAGAAACACGGCGAGCGTGTCGAACAGGATGAACACGAGGGCCACCAGATAGAAGCCCGCCGGGAACCGCACCCACGCGGCGCCGATCGGCTCGGCCCCACACTCGTAATTCATGAGCTTGACGGCGTCCGGGCGCGCCGGCCGCAGCAGGCGGGCGGCCCCCAGGGACACGACGCCAAACGCCAGGATGAGCGCGGCGAAGATGGCGACGGACGAGTACTCCGGCAACTACGCCTCCCGATTGAAGTTTGGCCCGAGATGCGAGTATATCACGCCTGGTCAGACCACATCCGGGACGGCGTAACGGAAACACGCCGAGGCGCCCCGCGGTAGGATGACGATGTGAGCCCTGGTGGCCATCTCGTGACGACCGTCGCCGCCTGCGCGGCCTCGGCGGCGCTGTCGGGATCACTTCCCCTCACTGCCGGCGTCGCCCTGGGCGGGTTCCTGATCGACGTCGATCACGCCATCGACTACGTGGTGGTGGAGCGTCAGCGCGATCTACGGCCGGGCACCTTCCTGCGCTATTACATGGAG
The Candidatus Methylomirabilota bacterium genome window above contains:
- a CDS encoding NADH-quinone oxidoreductase subunit B family protein translates to MPGGWIVVTSTEKIFNWARSSSIWPVTFGLACCAIEMMATFASRFDVERLGMVPWASPRHSDLMIISGTVTIKMAPMLQRIYEQMPDPKWALSMGSCANSGGPFRHGYHVVKGVDRVIPVDVYVPGCPPPPESLLNGLLLLQDQVSHFRRTGRRAPPSPKVD
- a CDS encoding NADH-quinone oxidoreductase subunit A; translated protein: MPEYSSVAIFAALILAFGVVSLGAARLLRPARPDAVKLMNYECGAEPIGAAWVRFPAGFYLVALVFILFDTLAVFLFPWALILKSAGLGAFWVVAAFVGIIGLGWLYARREGVLEWK